The segment TCCTGTGTATTTTTAAATGCAAAAGATAATCCTTTTGACAATAACTCAGAACAACAAAACACCGAATTTGTAAAACTTAGTCCTTTTCAAAGACAGGATTTTACTTTTAATTCTGATGCAAGAATTTTAAAAAATATTACCATTACCTACATTAACCTTGATGGCTCTGAAGAGCAAACTACTCTAGATATATACAAAAGTATCAATTGGCATGACACTTACTCATTTATAAAAGCCAAAAGTCCAAATGCCACACCTATACTTGATGTTTCTGTTACTGTGCCACAAGAACAAGGGGTAAAAAACACTAAAACAGAAGAAAACAATACCACTTTAAATATTGAAACACCAATTTTTAGTGGAAATATTTATAATTTTATTTCTATTAGCTTTTATAACAATAAGATTAATATCAAAACCGAAGATAGAATGCTAAGACATTTATCTATAGGAGATCCAACTAAAATCATTATAGATTTTGCTAAAAAGCAAAATTTCAATACAAAAACTTTACAAGTTAATACTGCTCATGTTAGAAAAGTTGTATTTGGATCACATAAAGGATATTATCGTTTGGTAATTTATCTTGATGGAAAATATAGTTATAAATACTCTCAAGGTGAAAATTTACATACCTTTAACTATCGCTAAGAGTTTTTAAAAACTCTTAAGCAAATCTGTGATCATAAATAATCATTTGAAATCTTTGAGCTATCATTTTAGCTCTTTCTATAATAATACTTCTTGGTTCATCTTCAAAAACTTCTTGCAAACTCTCATCAAACAGATTAAGCCAAACATCAAAAAATTCTCTTGGAAACGAAGGTAGTTCATGATGAGCTCTCAAAGGAGAACCGCTATAACTTGGATCACCTAAAAACATCCCTGCCCAAAAACTTGCTATTTTTTCTTTGTGTTTTTTCCAACTCTCATCATCTATACCAATTTTTTCATTAAAAATAGGCCCTAAATCCTTGTCTATTCTAACTTTTGCATAAAAAACATCCATAAGTTTTTTTATACCATCATGATTAATAGTATCAAATTTCATGTTTTTCCTTAAAAAATAATTTTGGCTTATTGTATTAAATTTAGAAATTAAAAATATAAACAAAAGTCAATTTTTAGTATAATCATAAAAACAAATTTAAAGAAAAAATATGACTTATACTATTTTACCACCCAATCAATTCTTGGATAATTATATTTTAAATATACAATTACACCAATTAGCAAATATTTCCAAAAATGCTTATAAATTTTGGAAAAATGTTCAGGCAGCACGCTATCAAGGCACAAGAGTGGTATTTTTACATAAAAAAAGTATTTTACAAAAGCACCAACATCTTATACAAAAATGTGAAAATCTAAGTGGCTTTGTATTAGCAAGTGCCTTTTGCTCATTTACTACTTTAGCTCCATCACATTTGGTAGAAAAAAACAATTCTCAAATTTATAAAATCTTAGATATAAAAGAAGTTTGTGGGGTTAAATTTGTAAATTTAAAGGCATTTTACGATTTTTTAAATTTAGATTATAATTATAATATTTATATCGAAAAATGCCATTTTTTCAGTCCTACTCCTTTGGAAAAACGCATTAAAATCACTGAGAGTATGTGCGTTGGGTATTACTAAGATATTTAAATATCAAAGCACAAGCAAGCGAAATTATAGCCATAGCAAACATATAAAATCCTAAAGAAAAACGAGCAATATTTTCTAAATTTCCCAAAGCAATAGTGTGTAAAAATAAAGCAAGTTGTGGAGTAAACCCACCAGCTATTGCATAAGCTATATTATAAGAAAAACTAAGCCCTGAAAATTTAATCTTAGCATCAAATACCTCACTCATCATCAAAGGACAAAAATTCATCACTCCGGTAAAAAAGCAAGCGCTTAAATAGTACACACTCACTAAATTAAAATCAGGTGTTTTAGTATAAAGAGCGTTAAAATAAAATAAACAAGTTAAGAAAAATCCTAGCGAAAAAATCATACAAGCTTTTACTATACCTATTTTATCAGCCAAAATTCCACTTAATATACAACCAATTACAAGCAAAACTATACCAAACATTTGTATGTAAGTTTGAAAGCTTGCATCAATATTTAACATTTTTGCCATAAAAGAAGGTATAGTTAAAATCATCACAACAATACAAGCCGTCAAAACCCAAGTTATCAACATAGAAAGTACAACGCCCAGCTTAGCTTTTTTAAATACTTCTTTTAGAGGGAATTTTTCTAAAGCCTTATCTTTTTTCATTTGTTCAAAAACAGGTGTTTCTTGTAAAAATTTACGCAAATAAGCAGAAATAATCCCAAAAATTCCTCCTAAGAAAAATGGAATTCTCCAGGCCCATTCATAAAGTTCTTCTTGTGTAAAAAACTTATTCATCATTAAAAATACAAAACTTCCAAGCAAAATTCCACCTACTACAGAAGCTGTTAAAAATCCAAGATAAGTGCGTTTTTGTCCATTTGGAGCATGCTCAAAAACAAAAACCCAAGCACCAGGTAATTCCCCACCTATAGCTATACCTTGACAAATCCTTACAAATATTAAAAATACTATACATAAATATCCTATGCTTTCATAAGTAGGTATAAAAGCAAGCATAAAAGTTGGCACAACCATCAGTAAAATACTAAGCATAAACATTTTTTTACGACCAAATTTATCGCCAAAATGTGCCATGATTATACCACCAAGTGGTCTAGCTAAATATCCTGCGGCAAAAATTCCATAAGTATTAAACATTTTCCAAAATGGACTTAAATCTTCAGGAAAAAAATTTTTAGAAATATAACTTGCAAAAAATACAAAAATGATAAAATCGTAAAATTCTAAAGTCCCTCCCAAAGAAGAAAGACTCAAAACTTTTATGTCTTTTTTAGTAAGATTTTTACCCACGATTAATCCATCTCATAAGTATCATCATCACTATAATCATCATCGTATTCATAATCATCATCATCATAATTATATGATCTTTGATTATTTGCATAAGTATCATCATCTGCTTCATCATACATTTCATCATCATAATTTTCAAATTCTTCATCATCATAAGCCATTGCAAATCCTTTAAAATTTTTTAGTAGTATTTTAATATAAAAATATACATTTTGGTATAATTTTTCAAACTTTACTTAAGGAAAAATATGAATTTAACGCATTTAGATGAAAAAAATCACCCCAAAATGGTAGATGTAAGTCAAAAAGATATTACCCAAAGAGAAGCTTGTGCAAGCGGTAAAATATACATGAGTAAAGAAGCATTTGAAGCTATCATTGAAAACAAAGCTAAAAAAGGGCCTGTTTTACAAACTGCCATCACAGCAGCCATCATGGGAGCTAAACAAACTTCAAATCTTATCCCAATGTGTCATCCTTTAATGATCTCAAAAGTACAAACCCATATAGAAGAAAACAAAGAAGAATGTTCTTTTCAACTCTTT is part of the Campylobacter lari genome and harbors:
- a CDS encoding AMIN domain-containing protein produces the protein MRIKFFLLFLLSCVFLNAKDNPFDNNSEQQNTEFVKLSPFQRQDFTFNSDARILKNITITYINLDGSEEQTTLDIYKSINWHDTYSFIKAKSPNATPILDVSVTVPQEQGVKNTKTEENNTTLNIETPIFSGNIYNFISISFYNNKINIKTEDRMLRHLSIGDPTKIIIDFAKKQNFNTKTLQVNTAHVRKVVFGSHKGYYRLVIYLDGKYSYKYSQGENLHTFNYR
- a CDS encoding MFS transporter, producing the protein MGKNLTKKDIKVLSLSSLGGTLEFYDFIIFVFFASYISKNFFPEDLSPFWKMFNTYGIFAAGYLARPLGGIIMAHFGDKFGRKKMFMLSILLMVVPTFMLAFIPTYESIGYLCIVFLIFVRICQGIAIGGELPGAWVFVFEHAPNGQKRTYLGFLTASVVGGILLGSFVFLMMNKFFTQEELYEWAWRIPFFLGGIFGIISAYLRKFLQETPVFEQMKKDKALEKFPLKEVFKKAKLGVVLSMLITWVLTACIVVMILTIPSFMAKMLNIDASFQTYIQMFGIVLLVIGCILSGILADKIGIVKACMIFSLGFFLTCLFYFNALYTKTPDFNLVSVYYLSACFFTGVMNFCPLMMSEVFDAKIKFSGLSFSYNIAYAIAGGFTPQLALFLHTIALGNLENIARFSLGFYMFAMAIISLACALIFKYLSNTQRTYSQ
- a CDS encoding cysteine permease, translating into MTYTILPPNQFLDNYILNIQLHQLANISKNAYKFWKNVQAARYQGTRVVFLHKKSILQKHQHLIQKCENLSGFVLASAFCSFTTLAPSHLVEKNNSQIYKILDIKEVCGVKFVNLKAFYDFLNLDYNYNIYIEKCHFFSPTPLEKRIKITESMCVGYY
- a CDS encoding group III truncated hemoglobin, which codes for MKFDTINHDGIKKLMDVFYAKVRIDKDLGPIFNEKIGIDDESWKKHKEKIASFWAGMFLGDPSYSGSPLRAHHELPSFPREFFDVWLNLFDESLQEVFEDEPRSIIIERAKMIAQRFQMIIYDHRFA
- the moaC gene encoding cyclic pyranopterin monophosphate synthase MoaC: MNLTHLDEKNHPKMVDVSQKDITQREACASGKIYMSKEAFEAIIENKAKKGPVLQTAITAAIMGAKQTSNLIPMCHPLMISKVQTHIEENKEECSFQLFVTVKCEGKTGVEMESLTAVSIGLLTIYDMVKAIDKSMQITDIVLESKEGGKSGKYLRS
- a CDS encoding highly acidic protein — encoded protein: MAYDDEEFENYDDEMYDEADDDTYANNQRSYNYDDDDYEYDDDYSDDDTYEMD